Genomic segment of Sulfurovum sp. UBA12169:
TGCCAAAGGAAGCAATACGCTAGCCATCATTCTCTCCTTCTTTTTTTATCTTATTTTGCCATAATTTAAATTTTATTTCTAAGGATATGGTTTACAATTTTATACCCATGGTTTAATGCAATCGCGATGCTGCCTCCGTTTCTAAACGCTATATCTCCTGCAATATAAAGCCCTTTTGCTTGAGTTTCATAATTTTCATCAAAAATAGGCTCTCCGCTTTCATCAAGCGCAATTCCACAACTTTTTAAAAAATCTTTGGGTGTCGTCCCGCCAATCGCATATATAATCCTGTCATATTTTTCATATCCGTTGGTAAAAGACACCTTAACTTGCCCATGTTCAGCCTCAAGACCTTCTATGTCTTCCCCCAGCCTAAGTGTAACGGTTTGATTTTGAACATATTGGGCAATCATTTTTTGATTGACAGGGTTGGGCCTTGTCAATGTTTCTTTACGGTAGTTAAGTGTCACGTCATTGCAGCAACTCAACTCACATGCATACTCAACGGCACTGTCACCGCCGCCTACAACCAATATTTTTTCCTGATTGCCGCATTTATCTAAATTGAAATTGATTTGTGTCTTTAACGAAGCAGGAATTTTATAAGAAGGTTTATTGGGCTTTCCCATGCGGCCGATACTTACAATCACATTTTTAGCCTTATCCAGACCGCAAGGCGTGGTTACGTAAAATATACCCTCTTTTTTTTCTACCTTTTCAACCATGCAGTTAAAGCGTGTATCGATCATTCCGTCATCCAAAAGCTTATCAAAATAATCCAGCGTACTCTCTTTGGTTCCATCCGCAAAATCAATATTTCCTTCCAATACTACGGTTTGACCTTGCCAGTCTTTGTCCACCCTTTTGTTGTCTTTGTAAAATTTTCTGATAGTATGTGAATGGTTCTCAGTTTTTTCTATCATTAATATGCGCTCAAGCCCAAGGACCTTTGCCTCTACGGCCGAACCGATTCCTCCCGGTCCGCCTCCGATAATAATCACATCATAAAGTGCTTCCATGCCGATCTCCTTTGGGACCTAAGTTTGGTATTCTACTTTTTACTTACAGCAAATCCTATCTCAAAATAGCTAGCATATTGGTTTTGCTTCCAATTTCAGTTTATTTTAAGAGGATTGACTGTTTGTAACTTTACTATTTTATTTATTAAATATCATAATAATAATTTATTTATAAATAAAATTTTACCCATTTGTTACTTCGCCGGACTCTCATATTGTCATAGGCACAAAGTTCGGTGAGGAAATTGCGGGGAAAATTGATGATATATCATATCCGAAAAATCAACAGTCATTTAAGAGTTTGTTATTCATAAATGACGCCGATTCAGCGCAGAGTTCAAGGCGAAAGCGGTTTTGGAATTGTTGGCCGGGCTGAAGAACATACTCTCAATCAGGTTGCAAGAAAACATACCATCTATATTTCCGAAGAACCTGCAAGAGCAGAAGAAACAATTTTAGAAAATGTGGAGTCAACATTCAAATGAGCAAAGGTTAACAAAATGCATAAAGATGAGATTAAAGCCAAAAACCCAAAGAGAAAAACTGCTTATGTCAGTTAAGCTATTTTGAGTGTTTCTATTTGCTTGCTTAGATAAAAATATTATTTTGCTTTTTCCAGATATTTACCTTCAACTGTATCCACCTTAACCATCTCGCCCTCAAGAATATGAAATGGTACTTGTATAACCGCACCGCTCTCAAGTGTAGCCGGCTTTTTGCCTCCCTGGGAATCCCCTTTGAAGTTGGGCGGGGTCTCAACCACTTTAAGCACAACCGTTTGAGGAATTTCAACTGAAATGGCATGACCGTTATGGAAAAGTACATCTGCCTCCATACCGTCTATCATAAAATCAAATGTTTCTTTGCCTACTTGCTCATGGGTCAAAGCGAACTGTTCATAAGTTGTAGTATCCATAAATTGCAGCATCTCGCCATCATCATAAAGATATTGCATCGTTTTTTGCTCAAGCGCAGGGACTTCAAACTTATCCCCTGCATGGACAGTTTTTTCTATCACTTTTCCTGTACCGAGATTTTTGATCTTCATTCGGACGAATGCTGCACCTTTGCCGGGCTTAACATGTTGAAACTCTATCACCTTATAGGGGTTTCCGTCCATTTCCAGTCTGGCGCCTTTTTTGATATCACCCATACCTATTGTAGCCATTTTGACTCCTCGTTAAAAAATTATGTGCATTATAGCAGATGCTTGGTTAAATCAAATTATAAGGGCGCCTCCATCAAACAAGAGAAAGCCGATAAAAAAATTATTTGGTAATTGATATATTGTTTATATCACAATGATCTGCCGGTTTAAAATCCATAGCTTTTGTATTATCCATCAAAATAGGAACGAAGAATAATGAAACAAAAACAGCCGCCACCGTTCCCGAGATCAACGCGACGCCAAGTCCGCCAAAAATAGGGTCACTTGCCAACAAGGCAGAACCCAATATGATTGCTACGGCCGTCAAGGCAATAGGTTTGGCCCTTGTCGCGGTAGCTACGGCAATCGCATGACGTTTTGACATTCCATGGCATTGCATTAATGATTTTGCAAAATCAATCAAGAGCAATGAATTGCGAGAACTAATCCCCATCAATGCAATAAAC
This window contains:
- a CDS encoding cbb3-type cytochrome oxidase assembly protein CcoS, with product MEALYDVIIIGGGPGGIGSAVEAKVLGLERILMIEKTENHSHTIRKFYKDNKRVDKDWQGQTVVLEGNIDFADGTKESTLDYFDKLLDDGMIDTRFNCMVEKVEKKEGIFYVTTPCGLDKAKNVIVSIGRMGKPNKPSYKIPASLKTQINFNLDKCGNQEKILVVGGGDSAVEYACELSCCNDVTLNYRKETLTRPNPVNQKMIAQYVQNQTVTLRLGEDIEGLEAEHGQVKVSFTNGYEKYDRIIYAIGGTTPKDFLKSCGIALDESGEPIFDENYETQAKGLYIAGDIAFRNGGSIAIALNHGYKIVNHILRNKI
- the efp gene encoding elongation factor P, encoding MATIGMGDIKKGARLEMDGNPYKVIEFQHVKPGKGAAFVRMKIKNLGTGKVIEKTVHAGDKFEVPALEQKTMQYLYDDGEMLQFMDTTTYEQFALTHEQVGKETFDFMIDGMEADVLFHNGHAISVEIPQTVVLKVVETPPNFKGDSQGGKKPATLESGAVIQVPFHILEGEMVKVDTVEGKYLEKAK